From a single Chlamydiota bacterium genomic region:
- a CDS encoding ABC transporter ATP-binding protein — MSLLELKNCTLFFGGLKAVSHFDLELKKGELVSLIGPNGAGKTTIFNLVTGIYSPQIGTILLNQESLSHLRPSKICRKGIARTFQNIRLFGSMSALDNVRVAHTIYLNRGLWRSIFRTVAFYEEERQTLEKASEILDFVGLSSEKNELAKNLPYGKQRRLEIARALATRPQLLLLDEPAAGMNPTEKDDLMKFIHQLHQKQKMSILLIEHDMKMVMEISERVVVMDHGEIIAQGNPKEVQKNSKVIEAYLGG; from the coding sequence ATGTCCCTACTAGAACTTAAAAATTGCACATTGTTTTTCGGGGGTTTAAAGGCCGTTTCCCATTTTGACCTAGAACTCAAAAAAGGAGAATTGGTCAGCTTAATTGGTCCTAATGGGGCAGGAAAGACAACGATATTTAACCTTGTGACCGGAATTTATTCTCCTCAAATAGGCACGATCCTTTTAAATCAAGAATCGCTTAGCCATTTAAGACCCTCTAAAATTTGTCGTAAAGGCATTGCTCGAACTTTTCAGAATATTCGCCTTTTTGGATCGATGAGTGCTTTAGACAATGTACGTGTCGCCCACACCATTTATTTGAATCGTGGTTTGTGGAGGTCTATTTTTCGTACGGTTGCTTTTTACGAAGAAGAACGGCAGACACTAGAAAAGGCCAGTGAAATTTTAGATTTTGTCGGCCTTTCATCTGAAAAGAATGAGCTCGCCAAAAATCTTCCTTATGGAAAACAGCGCAGACTCGAGATAGCAAGAGCTTTAGCGACGCGTCCCCAACTTCTTCTTTTGGATGAACCTGCTGCGGGTATGAATCCAACGGAGAAGGATGATCTCATGAAGTTTATTCATCAATTACATCAAAAACAAAAGATGAGTATTCTTCTCATTGAGCATGATATGAAGATGGTGATGGAGATTTCTGAAAGAGTTGTGGTCATGGATCATGGCGAAATCATTGCCCAGGGAAATCCTAAAGAAGTTCAGAAAAATTCAAAGGTGATAGAAGCATATTTGGGAGGATAA
- a CDS encoding branched-chain amino acid ABC transporter permease — translation MWLLNGLIVITLLILQRVLTLHLNAYYFQILIYIGINIILAVSLNLINGQTGQFSIGHAGFMAIGAYVSASLTYYMGPWFIHFLTTSVGLPDGIAKGILFALALTLAGITAASAGLLVGLPILRLRGDYLAIATLGFGEIIRVLILNTDAVGGARGFTDIPEYTHFFWLGLLTYITLLVICNLIHSTKGRAFSAIREDEIAAESIGINTTKYKVGAFVIGSFFAGIAGCLFAHQVGYLHTNSFTFMRSIEIVVMVVLGGMSSITGTVIAAIVLTILPELLRFFSEFRMVLYSLILILLMLGRSGVFGNSRISKIKMTM, via the coding sequence ATGTGGCTTTTAAATGGTTTGATCGTAATCACTCTTCTTATTCTGCAGCGTGTTCTCACACTTCATCTCAATGCCTACTACTTTCAAATCCTGATTTACATTGGAATCAATATTATTTTAGCGGTCAGTCTTAATTTAATTAATGGGCAGACCGGTCAATTCTCAATCGGGCATGCAGGGTTTATGGCTATAGGAGCCTATGTTTCTGCCTCACTCACCTATTATATGGGGCCTTGGTTCATTCATTTTCTTACAACATCAGTTGGACTACCCGATGGGATTGCGAAAGGCATTTTGTTTGCCCTTGCTCTGACTTTGGCGGGGATAACAGCTGCGAGTGCAGGGCTTCTGGTGGGATTACCCATCTTACGTCTTCGGGGTGATTATTTGGCCATTGCTACATTAGGGTTTGGAGAAATTATTCGCGTTCTTATTTTGAATACCGATGCTGTGGGGGGAGCCCGTGGCTTTACCGATATTCCTGAATATACCCATTTCTTTTGGTTAGGGCTTTTAACCTATATCACCCTTCTTGTGATTTGCAATCTCATTCATTCGACCAAAGGCAGGGCCTTCTCAGCGATAAGAGAAGACGAGATAGCTGCGGAATCGATTGGGATTAACACCACAAAATACAAGGTTGGGGCCTTTGTGATTGGATCTTTTTTTGCGGGTATTGCCGGCTGTCTTTTCGCCCATCAAGTGGGTTATCTTCATACCAATTCTTTTACCTTTATGAGGTCTATTGAAATTGTAGTCATGGTTGTTTTAGGAGGGATGTCAAGTATTACGGGAACGGTGATTGCGGCCATTGTTTTAACTATTTTACCGGAGCTCTTAAGATTCTTTAGCGAGTTTAGAATGGTACTTTATTCTCTTATTCTTATTTTACTGATGCTGGGAAGATCAGGAGTTTTTGGAAACTCAAGAATATCAAAAATCAAAATGACAATGTAA
- a CDS encoding branched-chain amino acid ABC transporter permease, whose amino-acid sequence MSEFLQQLINGISWGSIYALIALGYTMVYGVLRLINFAHGDIYMLGAMIGYYLSGWVHGATEPSNAKALLILLVSMISCGAIGVLIEKTCYRPLRGSLRLNALITAIGVSLLLENGGQLVFGPDPKFFPQIVKVKEIIRFGDVAFNNIQLLILGVSIGLMLMLHCVVMKTRMGKAMRAVSFSHETAGLMGINVNRIISFTFFIGSTLAAAAGILVGLSNPKIEPLMGIMPGLKAFVAAVLGGIGNVVGAMLGGLIMGISETLVSGYISSTYRDAFAFFILIFILLFKPHGLLGKTGPEKL is encoded by the coding sequence ATGTCTGAATTTCTTCAACAACTTATTAATGGTATTAGCTGGGGAAGTATTTATGCCCTCATCGCCTTGGGTTACACCATGGTTTATGGGGTTTTGCGCCTGATTAATTTTGCCCATGGCGATATTTATATGTTGGGGGCCATGATCGGATACTATCTCTCGGGATGGGTTCATGGGGCAACGGAGCCTTCAAATGCTAAAGCTCTTCTAATCCTTTTGGTTTCAATGATCAGTTGTGGTGCTATTGGCGTTTTGATTGAAAAGACTTGTTATCGTCCCCTTCGTGGTAGCCTTCGTTTAAATGCGTTGATTACGGCCATTGGTGTTTCCCTACTATTAGAAAATGGAGGACAACTTGTTTTTGGGCCTGATCCTAAATTTTTTCCCCAAATTGTGAAAGTCAAAGAAATCATTCGTTTTGGGGATGTCGCCTTCAATAATATTCAACTCCTAATCTTAGGTGTTTCCATTGGTTTGATGCTCATGCTTCATTGTGTGGTGATGAAAACTCGCATGGGAAAAGCGATGAGGGCTGTTTCATTCAGTCACGAGACAGCCGGCCTCATGGGAATTAATGTCAATCGCATCATTAGTTTTACTTTTTTTATCGGGTCCACTCTAGCCGCAGCCGCAGGTATTCTCGTCGGGCTTTCCAATCCTAAAATAGAACCTTTGATGGGAATTATGCCAGGTCTCAAGGCTTTTGTAGCTGCTGTTCTGGGTGGAATTGGGAATGTTGTGGGAGCGATGCTCGGAGGTTTGATTATGGGAATTTCGGAAACATTGGTCTCAGGTTATATCTCAAGCACTTATCGGGATGCCTTCGCTTTTTTTATTCTTATTTTTATTTTGCTTTTTAAACCTCATGGACTTCTTGGAAAAACTGGTCCTGAGAAACTATAA